The Mauremys reevesii isolate NIE-2019 linkage group 7, ASM1616193v1, whole genome shotgun sequence genome includes the window GATCCCACATTCCACACTGCTAAATGGACCACTAATACCTGACTCTTCCAAGAAAATAGTAATTTATATGGATAAATGTTCTCTGCACACAGGATTAGTGGTGGAACAAAAACTTTAAAGGCTAACAGAAAGCCATAAAACACAGgagactaaggccaggtctacactagaaacttttacCCATATAGTAATGTCAACTGGAGGTGTGGATTTTTTCTATGACATTTCTATATCAGCAAAAGCCCTAGTCTAGATGCAGTTATATCAGAAAAAATACTTTTAACAGTATAGCTTTTTTCATTCAGAGAACGGGTATAATCTATACCACCAAAACACCCTTTTGCCAATATAAATTGAGTCTACACTAGGACTGTATAGCTAGTTATACTGGCGACCatcttccagtgtagacaaagccttaaatAAACCatgaagaggaggttacttaacttatagtaactggaggttctttgagatgtgtggtccctatctgtactCTGCTTGCAAGAATTCTCCAATTCTGGACACACAGTGTCCATTGGTCCATGCATGTATCCTTGCCTTCCTCATGCTTCCAACTGATGGCATAAAGGGTGGAGCAGATTCACCCACTTTCCAGTTCCTTTTTTACCACAATCTAGTAaagatccaaagcagaggggaaggagggtgggtagtaACATCCAGTTAAAataaggtaagtaacctcctttTTTTTCTTCAGGTGCTGACTCCTATATGCATTCCTATGTGCATTCCATTGTGGATGACTGGCAAGCAGTACTCAAGTGGGTGCGAGGATGCAGATGGCAGAGGCATCtggagaaccactgtcctaaagGAAGAGTCAGTGGAGTTCTGCAACAGAGCATAATGTCTCGCAAACATAAGTTTTCTCTCTTGCAAGTAGAAGGCATGAGTGTGACATACATTGAGGGAGTGAAGTGTCTCTTCTTCAGAAGCATGCGGTTTCAGAAAAAATACAGGTAAGTGAATTGATTGATTCATGTGAAATTCTGAAACTACTTTGGAGTATTTTGGATGTAATTGTAAAGAGACTTTGTTTTTTTATGGAATATAGCATATGGCAGTTCTGCCTTTAGAGCTCCCAACTCAGGCACACATCTGGCTGAGGTGATGGCCACAAGGATTGCAACTTTCATTTATATGTGAGACATGGAACATGTAGCTAATGGTTCAAAGGGAGGATTAGTGAGTGCTAAAAATACAAGGTTTAAGTCCCAATGAGGAGTTGGTTTCCTTACAGGTGGGAAAGTTCTGATTAAGCCCGTTGAGAATCTGCTAGTCAACGGGTGACTGAAAACTGAATAATCATCTGATGGTGGATGGCACACACTGATTGCTGTCAGGTGGACTTGTGTAGAACTCAGAAAGCCCAGCTGTTTTGAGAGAAAGAAGATATTTCCTCACATTTTGGACTATCTGCTGACACAAGAGATGCATTTTTCTGCTGTGCCCAGATGGAAAAACACTTCCACTTGGCTGAATAGCATTTCCTAGTAGAATGTTTTCTGCTATTATTAAGGATGGTTTGTATGGCTTCAGAGCAGGAATGTTCTAATGTTGATGCCCATCCAAAAACCAAGTCATGAGGTGAAACGCTCCAAGGATGGGATGCTTGATCTTGCCCTTCTACTGGCTCAAGAGCTCAGGGATGTACTGGATGTTGATCGGAGGTTCAGATGGCAGTCATAGGAGATTTGGGCACCAAAACTGTATGGGCCAGTTGGCAGTGATGAGGATGACATGTGCCCTGTCCCAGTGAATTTTCCATAGGACCTGAGGTAGGAGCAGTAAGGGAGGAAAGGCATAGCTCAGCTGCTCTGAACAGGGGAGCAAAGAATCTCCCTGAGAATGTAGTCTGAGAGCTACTCTGAAGCAGTATATGTTGCTTTTGATGTTCGTTTGGGAAAAGAACAGATCCTGGTTGCGGGTTCCCCACTGAGTGAAGATGCTGTTTACAACTTATGAAGCATATAGTCTGCATCGGAGTGAGGAGAGACTTTTCCAGATAGTCAAGACGGGGAAAACAGTGAAACTGTTCTGTCTGAAATGAGACCCTACTACTACAAAGGTCTTGGTAGAGACCCGGGGGGCAGAAGTGAGACCGAATGGGAGTACCCTGTATTGAAAGTGGTCAGGGCCCACAATGAATTTGATAAAAGGCCTGTGGTCAAGGTAAATATCCATGTGAAAGTGTCCTTCATATCAAAGAACTGTAAAGCATGTCTTTTTCTATTATTAATAGGATTATTGATACCAGAATGACCATACAAAATCTCAGCTTAAACATATAAGAGTTAAGATTTCAGAGATTGAAGATAGGTCTCCAACCTCCCATCATTTTGGGAACTTGGAAGTACACAGAGTAAAAACCTTTCCCTTGGTGTTGAAAAGGTATGCGCTCTATTGCTCCTCCCTGGAAGAGGGATTCCACTTCCTGCCTGAGAATCCCCTCATgatggtccctgaagagggacagggataGGCATTTTGGAGGAGGTAGATATGTAAACGTGATATCATAGCCGTTATGGATGATATCTAATACCCACCTGTCTGTTTGTATGGCACTCCAGTTGTGGAAAAAGAATGCTACATGACCTTTGTAAGGGTATGTGGGATTGGGTAGTGGTGtcatcataaacagttttcagcTCTCAAACTCCCATCAAAAACATCTTTTTGCAAGGAAACAGGATTGAGATAATGCTGTAGACATGGCAGGTGCAGGGAAAAGAGATTTCTGTACTCTTTGTCTCTTACAAGGAGCGTCATAAGACTGATGGTGAAAAAACTGTTCAGATGCTGGTCTAGGTTAGTAAGGTTGCCTGTGATACTTCCTTTTTGGGGCAGATGTATATACTCCCAGGGAGTGGTGGGTGGCCCTGGAGCCCTTTAAAGTATGTAAGGACTCATCCATCTTTTCATTGAAAAGATGGGTTTCATCAAAGGGTAGGTCCTCCATGGTGTTTTGGACCTCACTGGGAAACCCTGAGGAGTGCAATCATGACTCAGAGCACATCACAATGGCCATTGCCATCAATCAGGATGATGCATCTGATGCATCAATCACTGATTGGAGTGAGGTTCTGGCCACTAGCTTACCCTCTTCAATAAGAGCCTTCAAGTGAATGTCTACACAATTTATTAATTTGGAATCATTGAGGTAGTCGTACTTAGTCAACAGTGCTTAATATTTTGGTATAGGAAATTGAAGGCTAGTAGACGTGAAAACCTTTCTTCCCATGAAGTCTACACATTTAGTCTCCTTGTCAGAAGGACTGGATTTAAGATACTGTTGTCTAGATCACTCCATGGCAGTCTGGTCAACCAGAGAGTTCAGTGCAGGGTGTGTAAAGAGAAAGTCTACTCTCTTAGCTGGAACAAAACAGGGTTTCTCTGCCCTCTTAGGTATTAGGGTATATGTGGCTGCTGTATGGCAGACTGCTTTAGCAGGTTCCAGAATAGCTTCATTAACTGGAAGTGCTATTTGATTGAAGCCAGTGGTTTGTAGGATATCCAGGAGTACGTGTCAAGGATCCTGTACCTCCTGTAGGGAGAAATGGAGTTCCTCTGCCACACTTCACAATAAATCCTGAAGCTGTTTATGATCTGGAGGGGACAGAGTTGCCATGGTGACGCCTTTGTGAGTCTTGTTGGTACCAGTGGAACTGTTTAGCATTCCTCCTCTTGCATGGAGTCAGGAGGCTCTGGCTGTTCCCTTAGAGGCTGTTCCCTGGCAAATTGCATAGGTTCTGTATATCTGGCACATCAGAACGATGTTGTGGAGGTCCCCATGGCATGGGATATCAGCGGTCCAGAGGCAGAGGTTGGTACCAGGAGGCTCTGGATCTCCTGTCTGAATTAACGTTTTTGCAGAGGAGGAGACAATGAGTCCTCTGGCAATTTGGATCCTATCAAGTAAAAGAAGAAAGGGTCCAGATCAATGGCAACAGTGATGGTTCAGACAGAGGAAAGGCATAACCAACAGATAGAAGAGGGGATAGGTTTCTATCAAAAGTAATCACTCGGTGGAGTCACAGTCTCCCTAGTGGAAGAAGGTCCCTGATGATGAAACTAGGGCTTGGGAAGAGTAAAGACATCCTCTGGTGCACTATTAGTCTTTCACCTTCCTGGAGTGCAAGGGGTCTGATGGGGCAGGAGTAGGAAGAGGGTTCCATGTGGCCAGAGTATGAGACAGTGATGGTACCATTGGCAGTAAAAGCTCGGATTGTGCCAGAACCAATGGATCTCGACTTTTTGACTTGTATGTTACCAGTGGAGTGGATGTCGCTTATATGGGGTCTGGTACTGGTAGAACCCTGGATTTATGGACTTTAGAGTTGTGGCCCTGGGATTTAGGGCATACTAAGCCTTTAGAGGTTGAATGGTCAGATTTGCTTGAGTTAGGCAGAGTTGCTTCAGATGCAGACTTCAAGGGAAGACCTGCTCTTCTGCTTGTGCGAGCATTCTCTGCCTTCCTGATGGGAGGTCTTTGGGTATGGATTCCCCTGCAGCCGGAGCCAAGGCTTTGCGCCCCCACAATTTTGGCTGGTGCCAGAGCCACTGCTGCGTGCCCCTGCCCTGTGACTTTGGTCAGAGCTGAAGCCTGGGCTGTGTGTCCTCCCCTTCCTGTGGCtgaagcaggggctggagccggaTTGTGCTCCCCTCCATTGGcggtggggctgggactgtctgtCCCCACCATCAGGCTTCAGCTGtcattcctccctccccagccttttCTCCcctgttatttttagtaaaagtcatgaacaCATAACAGCTCCCATTAATTTTTGTTGATTGTATGCAATCTGGcagtgacttttactaaaaataacggTGACAAAAAATCTTAACCATACTCATAGGTATGGCCAGGGAAAGAATGGCAGATATTACACCTAGCCACAACATGTGCCTCCTTGAGACAGTATAAACTGTTATGGTGGTTGTCACTGACTGAGAAAGAGCAGGAAACACAGTTTTTTGAAGCCTGGAGTTCTGGGCATAGTCCAAAACCTGTAGAGGTACGGGGGTGAGGTGTTTCCCCAAGGCAGGGAATCTATCTAACTAGAAAACTCTGCTAAAAATTATAAAACTATTAAAAACTTACTAACTATACAGAACTATTTACAAAAGGCACCAAGGCAAACTTTGAAATATTTACAGATTGAAGAAATCGAAGGAAAGCTCTGTACACTGGAGGATCTAACCCAGGCCAcgtggcagtaagaaggaactggagaagcAGTCAGTTCGTTCCACCCTTTATACCTTCGTTGGAAGCACAAGAAAGGCAAGGGTGCACATGTGGACCAATGGCTGCTGCTCGTAAGAATTCTCCGATTCTAGGAGTATGGAGCATACACTCACatccacagtggaatacacatagggaccagcactcaaagaaccACAGGCATCTGGAGGATATTTGGGAGACACAAACTCTACCTTTGAAATCCAGCTAGACATACAACCAGATTGTTAGGTTCACTTTAGGGCCTATGTCCATTAGAACTCTCATCTTTTAAGGATATTCCAAGGGATTTATAACAGCCAAATATGGGGCTAAGGTAACAAAGTGCTTCAAACTGTAACATCACTTATAAGGACATTTTCTTTGTGTTTTTAGCCTACTTCCAACAGGTAGAAGTTAACCACAGCACCTACagcatgaaagaaaaaaagaaaataaggggaaaaaagagacCCGTTGGAATAAAAACCTAGCCTTCCAAAAATCCATTCTAAAGCTTACTTCAGTAATTTTCAATGTCCTTCCATTGCACTTTTATGTTTTGCTGAGAAAgttcaaatattttgtttagaaatttttatatatatatataaaaaaaaggtGATGAAAGAATTAATTCTTCTGTTGTAAAAACCCTAGATGGACACACCCTCCCTTTGGGAAAAGTAAATAATTCACAATTTTACTGCACACTGTCAGCTCTCATTCATTAGACTCAAACTCTAAGACGTCCAGCAGCTCCACCCATTGAAACAATTTGCCCAGTGGGCATCTGGAGGAGCCTTGGCACATGTATAAAATCAGCACAAGTTAGAACAACCCTGGCATAGTGTATAGCAAATTGCTTCACTTTTTTAAACTGAAGCAGAAGattttaaaagcttttaaaaGCAACCATGTCTGGTAAGGGCTTCCAAGGTTTTAAACAACACGCAGAAGGGGAGGTCCAGGATGCTGGTAAGAAACATTAAATATAATTTCTATGTCTGTTGTTCTGAAAAAACCAAGGGCTAgtttctgctctcacttacaccagtctAAATCTAGAgttactccactgacttcagtagaattactttggatttaaactggtgtaaatgagagcagaatatggGCCTAGATCTGTTTTTGTAATTTTGTCAATCTCATAATCTCAAAAACAACATAATATTTTGGTGTTTTATTTGATAGTACAGTGAGAATCCAAGCACTTTATATATGGGATTAGCCAATCAATATCCATTATTATTTGATATTGATTTTTTTACTACTTCTAAAGGGAAAAAATACTGATTTTACTGCTTAGAAGaagcagggaggagggatagctcagtggttagagcattagcctgctaaacccgggttgtgagttcaatccttgagggagccacttagggatctggggcaaaatcagtacttggtcctgctagtgaagggcagggtcccttccagctctatgagataggtgtatatcTCTATATATTATATTAACTCATACTGACAGCATGGGAGACTAGTGTCTTCTGTTCAGACAAAATAACTGGAACTTAGGGTTTGGTCCTGAAGCAgtggttttgccactgacttcagtgaaaacaGAATCAGAACCATGGGCTCTAGTTAGACAAGCTTCCCTGTTAAAGAGCCTTAGCCATGATTTGGAGAACACCACCTTCAGGATTAAGAACCCGACCCTGGAATGAGCTCCATGTGGACAGCCCCCCTCACCAGCATGGAATTTACTGCAGGATAGGGTTTTAAGAAGATGGCTCAGTCTTTATGCCTGTTGAATAACAACTTATTTTAAAACTTCATATTTTGCAAGCAACTAATTACTTTTTATTCTGAACCGTTACAAATActtcatttttcttgtttttttttaaatagttactgCCTATGAGCAGTGTAACCTTTTTTCATACACTGTTCTCTAAACTGACCTCTGTTGAAGAAATTAGATTTAACCTGTGGTGGGTGTGTTTGCAACCTGGAGTGAATAACAATGCTTTGCAGAAATCAATTTTAGTATTTATACTGACTAAAAATATAGActatttataataaatataatataatacttTGGTTTTACTCTCTACTATGAGCTTTCAGATTTCTCTAGCTTTAAGCAAAAACCTTTATACTTTTTATCATAGGGGATGTTTGATGTATTGCAATAACTATAACTATATTATGACTATTATTGTGCATCAGAAGTTTATATTTCAACTTAGCATAGAACAATTTTCTTTGTAAATTAATATATCCAGTCTATATATGGCTGCTTATACCCCTTAAAATATGTTTGCTGTAGATTTATTTACCCTCTGCTGAAGCTTCTACAGTTTGTCATGAGGTCACATGACCTCCTTAGCCCAGAGCAGATCTTCAGCAGGTAGAGACAGCACTGTTGGATACAATCCAAGGCtctaatcctgcaaatacttacgtATGtagtttaagcatgtgagtaatcctacTAACTATAAAGGAATTATtctcgtgcttaaagttaagcatatctGTAAGTGTTTGCACAGCTGTGGACAAATtttaatatacaaacaaaacCCAGTTTATTTTGGTATCTACAGGTTTTATATTTCCATACTTGGGGAGTCCAGTTTCCAGAGATGCTGATTTTGAACATCTCATTTCAGATGCTGCTCTAACCACACTCAAAAATGTGTAAAATTAACATATCCCAACCTCTTTAACTGCTCAGTTGCTAGCAATCCAGTTAAACAGCATCAGTTTAAGCCATTGTTCAAATATTACTTCCAAATTCATTCTAAAATCCAGGCTGTGATGCTCAGTTTCTTTCTTAATATATGTGATATTCCTTTTATGGCCTGAAAACAGGTACAGAAACAGGGTATATAAACTGAAGTTGTCCTTCAGGGTATAAACACCTTCTCTTGCATTTACTCTCATCCTTCTTTCCTTACTCCATCTATCTATGTTAAACCAAATGTGCAGATGACTGAAAATTGGATTACCTGGGGAGGGTCTCCCCAGGAGGGCGACAGGAACTCCCCtctctcagctcctagctccacatgctgcctccgCCCGTaggcaccaatgggagctgcagaacctggGCTTGAGGTGGAgcggaggcagcacatggagctaggagctggaggTCACCATTTCCCAGGAGTCAGGTAGggaacctgccccagccctgccaaccctcggcccctcccaccccccaagccGCCCCCTGGGCCACAACACTTCCCCAAAAGCACCTGCAGCGCCCCAAGCACTCGCAGTGCCCTCCCAGGTCACCCCCGCCGAGCACCCCTGGTGGTCCCGCCCCAGGCCATCCCTACTGAGCCCgccccaagttttagttagggatacatagtaaaagtcatggacaggtcacgggctgtgaatatttgtttactgcccatgacctgtccatgacttttacttaaAAATACCCaggactaaaacatagccttaatcatgataCACTGACCAGAATTTTTCAATACAATTTAACTCCAAATCAGTGTGGATCAGACAGAGGTGCAGGGCACTTCAGCAGGAGATTTCTATTGCTGTATGTATAGATGTTCAGCTCAGAAGAGATTAGGAAGTAAATGTTAACAACCCAGATGACAAAACATCTtcaaaacaagaaaaggaaatacataaataaaaaaccAGCATCATGGAATTAGCAATACGCAGCTAAACGCCACTGCTAATCacatcattctctctctctctctctctctcttcctacaTTTTGTCGTCTTATCTATCACTAACATGCCCAGAACACTGTGATTGCTATATAATAGCATAGCGCACTTCGCTGGCAGCATGCCAGACAGCTTATGTACCTCATACAGATACCCATCAGCAATCTGCATAGCCTCAGCCTATTCTCTATTAATAATCTTCTGATATACTCCCACCAtggtctacagcaggggtcgttaacctttcagaagtggtgtgccgagtcttcatttattcactctaatttaagatttcacgtgccagcaatacattttaatgtttgtagaaggtttctttctacaagtctataatatataactaaactattgttgtatgtaaagtaaataagggttttaaaatgtttaaaaagcttcatttaaaattaaattaaaatgcagagccgcccAGACTGGcgaccaggacccaggcagtgcgagtgccgctgaaaatcagctcgtgtgctgccttcggcacttgtgccataggtttcctacccctggtctacagccTGTTAAACATGCAGCAGAGCCAATGGTCATAAGCACTTCATGGGCTGTGCTGTGGAGCGTATGGGAAGAGAGAAGAGGAGAACGTAATCTTTAACAGATTAAATGCATTGTTTTTCCTAATTACAGCAAATGCGCTGGGAAAGTCTGCACAGCAGGTAGTGAACCAGGCTACAGATGCAGGTCAGAAAGGTATGAGAAATGATATTACGTTCAATGAGGGCAAAACTGGGTATGACGGGAAAGCTAGCAAAAGACAaagccatctttaaaaaaaaaaatacaatgtaCTCAGGGCCAAATCCTAATGTTCTTACTCGGTTTTCACTTGGTGCTTTCTcgggcaaagctcccattgattttagtgcgAGTTTGACTTTACAAAAGGATTTACTAAAATGTGGGTAAGGATTTCAGGGTTTGTATATGTATTTACTCTTGTTGTAGCCAGGCCAGtcccgggatattagagagacaaggtggggccaacttctgttagtgagagagacctgaagaagagctctgtgtaagctccagggccggctccagaccccagcgcgccaagcgcgcgcttggggcgacgtcctgcgggagggtggcaggcagctccggcggacctcccgcagacatgcctgcggaaggtccgctggtaccgcggcgctggtggacctcccgcagacgtgcctgcggagaggccgctggtcccgcggctctggtggagcatccgcaggcatgcctgcgggaggtccaccggagccgcgggaccagcgaccgccagagcaccccccgcggcgtgctgccctgcttggggcggcggaaatcctagagccgcccctggtaagctcgaaagcttgtctctctcaccagcagaagttgttccaatagaaGATATCACCTCTTCCACCTTGTCTCTTTGTGTATTTACTAGCAGATTCACTACAATTTCTCATTGATTCTCTAGTTCTATAGCTCACAGTGAATTTAGTATTGTGTTCAAAGTTCATCATTGATCACAGTGAGGGTTCTGGCAGTAGTGCAGTCAAAACTTTGTCCATCTTTCCTAGAAGCTAAGTAAGCATGTGGTGTATCTTGATTTTTCCAGCTCTAAGGGCAGGAGGCCATAATGATCCCAAGCCCAGCTCCACTACATGGAAGCTCAAGGAGCTGCAGATCCAGCAATGATGTCAATCATTAAATGGTGCTGGCAGCCCTATGGCTGTTGTGAGGGGTCTATCTGTGTTTCCTTTCTGGTGATGAGAATTGCcagagaaaaaaacagaaaaggtCACTAAATCAGTTTCTAAGAATGATGGAACATTAGCAACTTTGGAGCCTAAATGTGCACTTATTTGAAAACCAGAAGCAAATGGTAATATCGTGTTCTCTCCCTCTAGAGCAgggcctctcacactgctggttGTGACACCCAGGGAGTGGGGTTGTAGCAAAATTGCCAAAATATGGCAGCTGCTAGGACCCAGGCAAGAGAACTAAAGGGACACCAGGAGAAGCTCCACTCCTTCTTGCTGCTGCCATCCCCTTCCTGGCCATTCCAGTTCCACTACAGCTTCCCATTCCTCCCGCTTCCCCTCACTATACACAACATTCTCTGCTTCAGGGAAACACTGCTTAAAAATGGCGAGAAACCAGTGATTTTGTTCCTCTCTCAGTGTGCAGCTCCTTGCATAACTAAACTGTGATTTGCTGAACTTATGCAAGCTAGGGAAGGGCGGGGCCAGGAGGAAGCACCTCCCTACATTTCTTACCCCACTGACCAACACTGCTCGCCCTTTCATCAGTACCCAACATCCACCCATACCTCCAGTAGCCACTAAAACACCTCTCATCCCACAAAGTAGCATCCACCCACTCATCCAGACAGCACCTCCACCATTCTTAACCGGCAGCCCCCCAACATCCATCAGTTCCAGCACCAGTATATatatcccaccaccaccaccccaatctGCACTAGCAGAGAGAAACTCGTCTTTAGAAAATGTAAGCAGCTGGTATCTGGTGTAGTGAACATGAATCATTTGGTGTAAAGTACAAAGTTTGGTGTAACAACAATAGGGATATTTGAGTCAGTTTCTCACTTCCCCATTCCATGATAAATATGAAACAACATACATTTGAATGTATTGACTTTGCTTTTATGTTAGCTGCTTCTCTATCTTTCTCAGCTATTGATCAGGCTTGCAAGACTGCCCAAGAAGGTGTAGAAAAAACAACTGGACAAGCATCAGAAGCCGTGTCTGGCCTTGGGAAAAAAATTGGACTTAAGAAATGATGATAATTTAAACAAAGAGTGTGAGATGTTGTAATATCAATGTTTGCACTGCAATTCAGTAATCATTTGTGTAGAAATATGAAAGCTGTTTGAGATTTGGATCATTTACTGTGCTTAGCTTTATGCCATATGCAGAATGCTCACTCACtaaatagtttttttaaaaaaacttgtacGCTCTAGTCATAATCTCCCATTCAACATGAATCATAAAAGTTTCAGCAGTGACTAAAGTATTGTCTGTCTCATACAGTGATGTAAAGGTTGTTGATACATTAGTTCAATGTACCTAAAAATTTAAATGATGAAACTATTAATACTCCTGCCATCACATAGGTAATAAACAGCAGAAGATTCACCTATGGCATTCATGGGTTTTTTTCCCAGCCAGAGCTAAGTTGTTGTTACATTTCAAGCCAAATGTTCATTTAttctaaaattttaaaataatggataAGGGAATAAGAAAAACATATGATCAAATTTCTTTCACAAAGGAAAAACAACATATCACCTATAAATACACTAGTTAATTATATAGAGCTCTCCACCAAAGgatctcaaaatgttttacaaaccTCTCTGatcctgatccaaaatccattgagCGGGTTAAGTATCaaactcattttacagataggctGAGTCAAACAGAGGCTGAATTGTCTACGGCCACAGAGGAACTCAGTGAAAAGGTCTGGAACAGAATAGAAGACTCTTGGTACCTAGTTCTCTGTTCTAACACAGCCTGCCTCATTTATTGTTATATTGTGCACTTGTCATAGTGCCTGGTCCTActgccattggagtcaatggcaaacctcccaatgacttcaatgggcgcGAGCAGGATCAGACGGGTATTTTCCAGGCACACTATATAACAACTTCAGAAACACATACCAACAGTCACTTCTAGTGATGCATCACCAAGGCTGAAATAACTCTCTCAACCTCAACTCTTGCCTATCCCTAAAGTACCCACTCAGAAAAACCCTGACTAAATATACCACCTTTTAAACATgccttaaaactaattaagtttaGTTTGTCTCACACCATGGAGAAGTGAATTCTAGACCAATGGGCCCTCCACCAGTCTAACCTCACCCATTTAGTGTACAAATCTAGGAAATGTCAGCTTGAAAATCTGCTGATCTTAACAGTTGATCAAGACCATGCGAAGGGATGCAATCGTCAAGGTTACCCTGACCAAAACCTTAAAGCACTTTGTAGGCTAAAATTATTACCTTGAACTGATCTCCGAAATATACTGGAAACTAATGCAGTCAATACACTCCTGGCATAATGTACAGTATGCATGAAACATTGTTAAAGAGGTGAGCACCTGCATTCCATGTGAGGTAAAGTTTTTGAATGGTCTTCCAGGGCAAGCCCAAATACATTACATCAGAGTAATCCAATCTGGAGGTTACAAAAGCATGGATGTCTGGTATGATGTCCAAATCCAAGAGGAAAGGAGACAATATTCTCACTTGGCAGACAGTACCGGGTTTACCATGGCGCCGGGCCCACAATCAGAAGGAGCCCCGGCCAGCGCCATCCCCCAGCTGactgagccagccaggaaagctgcccccacccctgctccgcctcttccccaaagcccccgcaCCCACTCCACcgcttccccaaagcccccgcccttcctctgccccagctccaccccaactccaccccttcctctgaGCTACATCccaggggactgcagcaggggttgggcccgcCCTGCACTAGAAGTGGAGCAACCGGGCCCCATCCCGCTccgcgccactggtgagtgcagggggggaggtttccccccctaccccccaagtCCAGGAGCCAGGGGATCAGAGTGGAGTGGgtcaggtcactccacttcctgctgccctgTGAGTGGGGTCGAGTCCACTCTGCAATCACCAGGCGGCAGAATGTGGAGCAACCTGGCCCCAACCCGCTCCGCTTCTCTGGCTCGTGCTGGGGGTGGTGGTTTCCCCGCAGGCCTGGGGAGGAGATTGGGGAAGCGGCATGGGAT containing:
- the ADIRF gene encoding adipogenesis regulatory factor isoform X1: MHSYVHSIVDDWQAVLKWVRGCRWQRHLENHCPKGRVSGVLQQSIMSRKHKFSLLQVEGMSVTYIEGVKCLFFRSMRFQKKYSKCAGKVCTAGSEPGYRCRSESY
- the ADIRF gene encoding adipogenesis regulatory factor isoform X2 — encoded protein: MSGKGFQGFKQHAEGEVQDAANALGKSAQQVVNQATDAGQKAIDQACKTAQEGVEKTTGQASEAVSGLGKKIGLKK